In the Streptomyces formicae genome, one interval contains:
- a CDS encoding SGNH/GDSL hydrolase family protein — protein sequence MRKRNLWSAGVLAGLLLLGACGDPGSGDAAPADLPDATGSAAPPEPSVPPSGSTRPRADRGAPDAPDAPDKPAPKVLYLGDSLAMENQDVLGAQLKDRLGARYRSAPYSGTTLCDYLDGTGEDSLVPDKDKAAALVRAQRPDYVVLQFWGNAWGYTPCMKGITYDKRRAEYFARYAADARRLAAQIRGAGGERTRVVWVLQGPDAITPDRVRRVNAIYEAQARASGDLVADAGKAVAPASDRYTWVEKLPCTAYEREHSAYCTERGTGRTALHLDDDFLHFCLAPTTARSRPCPVRSPGIRRMASVVTERVATDLR from the coding sequence ATGCGGAAGCGGAATCTTTGGAGCGCGGGGGTCCTCGCCGGGCTGCTGTTGCTCGGCGCCTGCGGGGACCCCGGGTCCGGGGACGCGGCACCGGCCGACCTGCCCGACGCCACGGGCAGCGCGGCGCCTCCCGAACCGTCCGTGCCGCCCTCCGGCTCGACTCGGCCGCGTGCCGACAGGGGCGCACCGGACGCCCCGGACGCCCCGGACAAGCCCGCCCCCAAGGTCCTCTACCTCGGCGACTCCCTCGCCATGGAGAACCAGGACGTCCTCGGCGCGCAGCTGAAGGACCGCCTCGGCGCGCGGTACCGCAGCGCGCCGTACTCGGGGACGACCCTGTGCGACTACCTCGACGGTACGGGTGAGGACTCCCTGGTCCCCGACAAGGACAAGGCCGCCGCCCTGGTGCGGGCGCAGCGGCCCGACTACGTCGTCCTCCAGTTCTGGGGCAACGCGTGGGGCTACACGCCCTGCATGAAGGGGATCACGTACGACAAGCGGCGCGCGGAGTACTTCGCGCGGTACGCGGCCGACGCGCGGCGGCTGGCCGCGCAGATCCGGGGCGCGGGCGGTGAGCGGACCCGTGTCGTGTGGGTGCTCCAGGGCCCCGACGCGATCACCCCCGACCGCGTGCGGCGCGTGAACGCGATCTACGAGGCGCAGGCCCGTGCCTCGGGCGACCTCGTCGCCGACGCGGGCAAGGCGGTGGCCCCGGCGTCGGACCGCTACACGTGGGTGGAGAAGCTGCCGTGCACGGCGTACGAGCGTGAGCATTCCGCGTACTGCACGGAGCGGGGCACCGGTCGTACGGCTCTCCACCTCGACGACGACTTCCTGCACTTCTGTCTGGCGCCGACCACGGCCAGGTCCCGGCCCTGCCCGGTCCGCTCGCCGGGCATCCGGCGGATGGCCTCGGTGGTCACCGAGAGGGTCGCCACGGATCTCCGGTAG
- a CDS encoding DUF7144 family membrane protein: MSSATAPHRPERDHERDSASWASGGTMFAGVLMMVNGILGVLEGIAGIAKDDVYERIGDYVYKFNLTTWGWIHLVLGILVAAVGWGILKGASWARASGVALAALAIVAQFLWLPYTPVWALISIAIGVFVIWALCNDRSDTVQ; encoded by the coding sequence ATGAGCAGCGCGACTGCACCCCACAGGCCCGAGCGCGACCACGAGAGGGACTCCGCTTCCTGGGCGTCCGGCGGCACGATGTTCGCCGGTGTCCTGATGATGGTGAACGGCATCCTCGGCGTCCTCGAAGGCATCGCGGGCATCGCCAAGGACGACGTCTACGAGCGCATCGGCGACTACGTCTACAAGTTCAACCTCACCACGTGGGGCTGGATCCACCTCGTGCTCGGCATCCTCGTGGCCGCCGTCGGCTGGGGCATCCTCAAGGGCGCGAGCTGGGCCAGGGCGAGCGGCGTCGCACTCGCGGCACTGGCCATCGTGGCGCAGTTCCTGTGGCTGCCGTACACGCCGGTCTGGGCGCTCATCTCGATCGCGATCGGCGTCTTCGTGATCTGGGCACTCTGCAACGACCGCTCCGACACCGTTCAGTGA
- a CDS encoding MFS transporter → MTSAVESAARPARATAGMTPRQKLVLTLLLGSQFMIAVDFSILNVALPVVGEGLGFPLARLQWIATAFALAAAGFTLLFGRIADLFGRKRLFIGGMALLGLSSALGGLATTPEVLLVARVLQGLATAAVTPAGLALLTTAFREGPLRERALGLNGALMSAGFTTGAVLGGLLTDLLSWRWAFFINVPVAAAVVALAPALLTDSRIVCKHRLDVPGAITVTGGLLALVHGLTRAGESGVTDPLAFGPLLAGLALLVAFWFVEQRSAAPLVPVRIMRRRTVVWGNTAGLIAFATETSLVFLLTLYLQEVLGYSPLATGLAFGVLGLGTVVGGMLGGRAIGRYGSRAAILTGGAVQAAATLSLVALGTSGGWLYLLLAATFVGGVGNMLLIVGFMVTATSGLPDSEQGLAAGLATMTQQVGITLGIPVMSAVAAARAGSGTTPDAVLSGVTVAVLVNSLLVLAGSLLAGRALGAPQGARGTARATR, encoded by the coding sequence ATGACCAGCGCCGTCGAGAGCGCCGCGCGGCCCGCAAGGGCCACGGCGGGCATGACACCGCGCCAGAAGCTCGTCCTGACCCTCCTCCTCGGCTCCCAGTTCATGATCGCCGTGGACTTCTCCATCCTGAACGTCGCGCTCCCCGTCGTCGGCGAGGGGCTCGGCTTCCCCCTCGCCCGCCTCCAGTGGATCGCCACCGCCTTCGCACTCGCCGCGGCCGGTTTCACGCTCCTCTTCGGCCGCATCGCCGACCTGTTCGGGCGCAAGCGGCTCTTCATCGGCGGGATGGCCCTCCTCGGCCTCTCCTCGGCCCTCGGCGGACTCGCCACGACGCCCGAAGTCCTTCTCGTGGCACGGGTGTTGCAGGGTCTGGCCACCGCGGCCGTCACCCCGGCCGGGCTCGCCCTGCTCACCACGGCGTTCCGCGAAGGGCCGCTGCGGGAGCGGGCGCTCGGGCTCAACGGGGCGCTCATGTCCGCCGGTTTCACCACCGGCGCCGTCCTGGGCGGGCTCCTCACCGACCTGCTCTCCTGGCGGTGGGCGTTCTTCATCAACGTGCCGGTCGCCGCGGCGGTGGTCGCCCTCGCCCCCGCGCTCCTCACCGACTCGCGGATCGTGTGCAAGCACCGCCTCGACGTACCCGGCGCGATCACCGTCACCGGCGGCCTGCTCGCTCTCGTCCACGGCCTGACCAGGGCGGGCGAGAGCGGCGTGACCGACCCCCTCGCGTTCGGCCCGCTCCTCGCGGGTCTCGCCCTCCTCGTCGCCTTCTGGTTCGTGGAACAGCGCTCGGCCGCGCCGCTCGTGCCCGTCCGCATCATGCGGCGCCGCACGGTCGTCTGGGGCAACACGGCGGGCCTGATCGCCTTCGCCACCGAGACCTCGCTGGTCTTCCTCCTGACGCTCTACCTCCAGGAGGTGCTCGGCTACTCCCCGCTCGCCACCGGGCTCGCCTTCGGCGTCCTCGGCCTCGGTACGGTCGTGGGCGGCATGCTCGGCGGGCGCGCGATCGGCAGGTACGGCAGCAGGGCCGCGATCCTCACCGGCGGCGCGGTGCAGGCCGCCGCGACGCTCTCCCTGGTCGCGCTCGGCACGTCGGGCGGCTGGCTGTACCTGCTCCTCGCGGCCACGTTCGTCGGCGGCGTCGGCAACATGCTGCTCATCGTCGGCTTCATGGTCACGGCGACGTCGGGCCTCCCGGACTCCGAACAGGGCTTGGCGGCGGGGCTCGCGACGATGACCCAGCAGGTGGGCATCACGCTCGGGATCCCTGTCATGAGCGCGGTCGCTGCGGCGCGGGCGGGGTCGGGCACGACACCTGACGCGGTGCTGTCCGGCGTGACGGTCGCGGTGCTCGTCAACTCCTTGCTGGTCCTTGCGGGTTCGCTGCTTGCGGGCCGCGCGCTGGGAGCCCCGCAAGGGGCGCGGGGAACTGCGCGAGCAACCCGGTAA
- a CDS encoding LysR family transcriptional regulator, whose product MERQELETFLTLAEELHFGRTAERLLLSQARVSQTVKKLERKIGAPLFERTSRVVRMSPLGRQLYEELAPLHQEMEAAVARAKDSARGVGGELNVGFLGAGAGTLTGPILALFRERRPGVEVRMRETQFQDPLGALRSGEVDLLFTCLPVEEPDLAVGPVVINEPRLLAMPLGHPLAGRVSVSLEELAGETFFGVVNGAPAYWWDFHVPPRTPSGREIRRGQAVASFQELMTLVAAGQGISPVVASVEKYYARPGVTFVPLDDVPCAEVALIHRTAGTNARAEAFVRAVGDAVEANGGPAAF is encoded by the coding sequence GTGGAGCGGCAAGAGCTGGAGACCTTCTTGACCCTGGCCGAGGAGCTGCATTTCGGCCGCACCGCGGAGCGCCTCCTGCTCTCGCAGGCCCGCGTCAGCCAGACGGTGAAGAAGCTGGAGCGCAAGATCGGCGCCCCGCTCTTCGAACGCACCAGCCGGGTGGTGCGGATGTCGCCGCTCGGCCGTCAGCTGTACGAGGAACTGGCGCCGCTGCACCAGGAGATGGAGGCGGCGGTGGCCCGCGCCAAGGACTCCGCGCGGGGCGTCGGGGGCGAGCTGAACGTCGGCTTCCTCGGCGCGGGCGCGGGCACGCTGACCGGCCCGATCCTGGCGCTGTTCCGGGAGCGCCGCCCCGGCGTCGAGGTGCGGATGCGGGAGACGCAGTTCCAGGATCCGCTGGGCGCGCTGCGCTCGGGCGAGGTCGACCTGCTCTTCACGTGCCTGCCGGTGGAGGAGCCGGACCTCGCGGTGGGGCCCGTGGTGATCAACGAGCCGCGCCTGCTCGCGATGCCGCTCGGCCACCCGCTCGCCGGTCGCGTCTCCGTCTCCCTGGAGGAGCTGGCGGGCGAGACGTTCTTCGGCGTCGTGAACGGCGCACCCGCGTACTGGTGGGACTTCCACGTCCCGCCGCGCACGCCGAGCGGCCGCGAGATCCGCCGGGGGCAGGCCGTCGCGTCCTTCCAGGAGCTGATGACCCTCGTCGCGGCGGGCCAGGGCATCTCCCCGGTCGTCGCCTCCGTGGAGAAGTACTACGCGCGCCCCGGCGTCACCTTCGTCCCCCTGGACGACGTGCCCTGCGCCGAGGTCGCGCTGATCCACCGCACGGCGGGGACGAACGCGCGCGCGGAGGCGTTCGTCCGGGCGGTCGGCGACGCGGTCGAGGCGAACGGCGGCCCCGCGGCCTTCTAG
- the snpA gene encoding snapalysin, with the protein MSKRYLSVAAVLGLTVAGLGATSATAATTTSTASARASYADYAGSPAEAKANKAFFEAVVKAVAEKRAANPGAKSVTVTYDASGAPTFAQQIANSTSIWNAAVSNVKLQEGSSGASFEYREGDDPRGSYASTDGHGGGYIFLDYAQNQQYDSTRVTTHETGHVLGLPDTYDGPCSQLMSGGGPGPSCTNPQPDATERAQVDQLWANGLAKALHKVNKG; encoded by the coding sequence ATGAGCAAGCGATACCTGTCTGTCGCGGCCGTCCTCGGCCTCACCGTCGCCGGTCTCGGCGCGACCTCGGCCACCGCCGCGACGACGACCTCCACGGCATCGGCCCGGGCCTCGTACGCCGACTACGCGGGGTCGCCCGCGGAGGCCAAGGCGAACAAGGCGTTCTTCGAGGCCGTGGTGAAGGCCGTCGCCGAGAAGCGCGCGGCCAACCCCGGCGCGAAGTCCGTGACCGTCACCTACGACGCGTCCGGAGCCCCCACCTTCGCGCAGCAGATAGCCAACTCGACGTCCATCTGGAACGCCGCGGTCTCCAACGTGAAGCTGCAGGAAGGCAGTTCGGGCGCGAGCTTCGAGTACCGCGAGGGCGATGACCCGCGCGGCTCGTACGCGAGCACGGACGGGCACGGAGGCGGGTACATCTTCCTGGACTACGCGCAGAACCAGCAGTACGACTCGACTCGGGTGACGACGCACGAGACCGGGCACGTGCTGGGGCTGCCGGACACGTATGACGGTCCTTGCAGTCAGCTGATGTCGGGTGGTGGGCCCGGGCCTTCCTGCACCAACCCGCAGCCGGATGCGACGGAGCGGGCGCAGGTGGATCAGTTGTGGGCCAATGGGCTTGCGAAGGCTCTGCACAAGGTCAATAAGGGCTGA
- a CDS encoding endonuclease/exonuclease/phosphatase family protein, which yields MDTTTAVRDTEDEADREAPRRVHRTAAWAAGLLLAAVSTVIGFRVADSDGFTPVPQVLAFLPWLLVPAGAGLLMAVLARWRVGMLWGVAALGLVAWYMEPYGKADDVKGDAVAELRVLTSNVEFGQGTPGLIRAVREERPDLLFVEECDHACAALLRKELPHADYPYRAAVDANGAEGSVILANVPLKSADGIDATLGMPGAVADVKGHPVRIQLAHPMPPVPREVGLWRSELRKIQEYAATGDGASTIIAGDFNATQDHAAFRDVLDAGLRDAARIAGSSRAPSWPAAAPAPLGAQIDHVLATPDFAARDARFLEIGDTDHRALAVTLTLHKEKKPGHEENKPGHQQNKPATER from the coding sequence TTGGACACCACGACGGCCGTCCGCGACACCGAGGACGAGGCCGACAGGGAGGCCCCGCGCCGAGTGCACCGGACCGCCGCCTGGGCCGCAGGCCTGCTCCTCGCGGCGGTCAGCACCGTCATCGGATTCCGCGTCGCCGACTCGGACGGCTTCACCCCCGTCCCCCAGGTCCTCGCCTTCCTGCCCTGGCTCCTCGTGCCCGCGGGGGCCGGGCTCCTGATGGCCGTGCTCGCGCGGTGGCGCGTCGGCATGCTGTGGGGCGTCGCCGCGCTCGGGCTCGTCGCCTGGTACATGGAGCCGTACGGGAAGGCCGACGACGTGAAGGGCGACGCCGTCGCCGAGCTGCGCGTGCTGACGTCCAACGTGGAATTCGGGCAGGGGACCCCCGGGTTGATCCGCGCCGTGCGCGAGGAACGGCCCGATCTCCTCTTCGTCGAGGAGTGCGACCACGCCTGCGCCGCGCTGCTCCGCAAGGAGCTTCCGCACGCCGACTACCCCTACCGCGCGGCCGTCGACGCGAACGGCGCCGAGGGCTCCGTCATCCTCGCCAACGTGCCGCTGAAGAGCGCGGACGGCATCGACGCCACCCTCGGCATGCCCGGTGCCGTCGCCGACGTGAAGGGGCACCCGGTGCGGATCCAGCTCGCGCACCCCATGCCGCCGGTGCCCCGCGAGGTCGGCCTGTGGCGCTCCGAGCTCCGGAAGATCCAGGAGTACGCCGCCACGGGCGACGGCGCGTCCACCATCATCGCCGGGGACTTCAACGCCACCCAGGACCACGCCGCCTTCCGCGACGTCCTGGACGCGGGCCTGCGCGACGCCGCCCGCATCGCGGGTTCCTCGCGCGCGCCCAGCTGGCCCGCCGCCGCGCCCGCCCCGCTCGGCGCGCAGATCGACCACGTCCTCGCCACCCCGGACTTCGCCGCCCGCGACGCCCGCTTCCTGGAGATCGGCGACACGGACCACCGCGCCCTGGCCGTCACGCTCACCCTCCACAAGGAGAAGAAGCCCGGCCACGAAGAGAACAAGCCCGGCCACCAGCAGAACAAACCCGCAACAGAGCGTTGA
- a CDS encoding FUSC family protein, translated as MPRPPRPARPVSLRPLTPPDWLVRSLKPQSAPIPWAAVARASVAMALPLAIGILAGRPAYGALASMGALSGVIGDTADAYRMRIFNIAVPQLFGALGVTVGSLVFGHGWLAVGVVTFVALVSGMMSTIGAVASVSGLLLLLNCVVGAGLPMPGQWWLAPLLMTGGGLLVLALALLAWPLRGGVPERAAVAASYRSVAALLDAAGTDAYDDARTTVTASLNQSYDLVLARRARDHGRNAELVRLVAQLNALTPIVEAAPAADQAVRHAGACLPPEVPAAVRALAATVERGAAAHPPGEGPAEQTADRLSEPPDHAARALDHAVRHAAETLNDPDPLGAIETDDRLGRPAALRVRARRAARNVILSGASWRYGLRLALCIGIAQSLVSLIDVPRSYWVALTITFVLKPDFGSVFSRAVLRALGTAAGLVVAAAVLAEVPHGWWDVPVMMLLAPLIPALTTRGYGYQTAAITPVILLLSDILNHQGLGLVLPRLVDSLMGCAIALVAGYLLWPESWGTRIGDRLADAVADTASYVECAFGTARDPAARARMRRGLYRDLSVIRSEFQRALTEPPPTGTRAAAWWPLVVAVERILDTTTAARVRIRHGAEAPDPDEVAEVSRELTELAQGLRASDTLEEVRTSFTVGPKDSVLEPLRQEVAAARAIASTP; from the coding sequence ATGCCCCGTCCGCCCCGCCCCGCACGTCCGGTCTCCCTGAGGCCCCTCACCCCACCGGACTGGCTGGTCAGGTCCCTCAAACCGCAGTCCGCCCCCATCCCCTGGGCCGCCGTGGCCCGCGCCTCCGTCGCGATGGCGCTGCCGCTCGCCATCGGCATCCTCGCCGGCAGACCGGCGTACGGCGCGCTCGCGTCGATGGGCGCCCTGTCCGGAGTCATCGGCGACACCGCCGACGCCTACCGCATGCGGATCTTCAACATCGCGGTGCCGCAGCTCTTCGGCGCCCTCGGCGTCACCGTCGGCTCGCTCGTCTTCGGGCACGGCTGGCTCGCGGTCGGCGTGGTCACCTTCGTCGCGCTCGTCTCCGGGATGATGTCGACGATCGGCGCGGTCGCCTCCGTCTCCGGACTGCTCCTGCTGCTCAACTGCGTGGTCGGCGCGGGACTCCCGATGCCGGGACAGTGGTGGCTCGCCCCGCTCCTGATGACCGGCGGCGGCCTCCTCGTCCTTGCCCTCGCCCTGCTCGCCTGGCCGCTGCGGGGCGGGGTGCCGGAGCGGGCCGCGGTCGCCGCCTCGTACCGCTCCGTGGCCGCGCTCCTCGACGCCGCGGGCACGGACGCGTACGACGACGCGCGCACCACCGTGACGGCCTCCCTCAACCAGAGCTACGACCTGGTCCTCGCCCGCCGGGCCCGCGACCACGGCCGCAACGCCGAACTGGTCCGCCTGGTCGCCCAGTTGAACGCCCTCACGCCGATCGTGGAGGCGGCCCCCGCCGCCGACCAGGCCGTCCGGCACGCCGGGGCGTGCCTGCCGCCCGAGGTGCCCGCGGCGGTCCGCGCCCTGGCGGCCACGGTGGAGCGGGGCGCAGCCGCGCACCCCCCGGGCGAAGGCCCCGCCGAGCAGACGGCCGACCGGCTCTCCGAACCGCCCGACCACGCGGCCCGCGCCCTCGACCACGCCGTGCGGCACGCCGCGGAGACCCTGAACGACCCCGACCCGCTCGGCGCCATCGAGACCGACGACCGCCTGGGCCGCCCCGCCGCACTCCGCGTCCGGGCCCGCCGCGCCGCCCGCAACGTCATCCTGTCCGGGGCGTCCTGGCGCTACGGCCTGCGGCTCGCGCTCTGCATCGGCATCGCCCAGTCCCTGGTGTCGCTGATCGACGTACCGAGGTCGTACTGGGTGGCGCTCACCATCACGTTCGTCCTCAAGCCCGACTTCGGCTCGGTCTTCTCCCGCGCCGTCCTGCGCGCGCTCGGCACGGCGGCCGGTCTCGTCGTCGCCGCGGCCGTCCTCGCGGAGGTGCCGCACGGCTGGTGGGACGTGCCCGTGATGATGCTGCTCGCGCCGCTCATCCCCGCGCTCACCACCCGCGGCTACGGCTACCAGACGGCAGCGATCACCCCGGTGATCCTGCTGCTCTCCGACATCCTCAACCACCAGGGGCTCGGCCTTGTCCTGCCCCGCCTGGTCGACAGCCTGATGGGCTGCGCGATCGCGCTGGTCGCGGGCTACCTGCTGTGGCCGGAGAGCTGGGGCACGCGGATCGGCGACCGGCTCGCCGACGCGGTGGCCGACACCGCGTCGTACGTGGAGTGCGCGTTCGGCACCGCGCGGGACCCGGCGGCCCGCGCCCGCATGCGCCGCGGCCTCTACCGCGACCTGTCCGTCATCCGCTCCGAGTTCCAGCGCGCCCTGACCGAGCCGCCGCCCACCGGAACACGGGCCGCCGCCTGGTGGCCCCTGGTCGTCGCGGTCGAACGCATCCTGGACACCACGACCGCGGCAAGGGTCCGCATCCGGCACGGAGCGGAGGCCCCCGACCCCGACGAGGTGGCCGAAGTCTCCCGCGAACTCACGGAGCTGGCCCAGGGCCTACGCGCGTCCGACACCCTGGAGGAAGTCCGCACATCCTTCACCGTGGGCCCCAAGGACAGCGTCCTGGAACCCCTGCGCCAGGAGGTAGCAGCGGCGAGGGCGATCGCGTCGACCCCATAA
- a CDS encoding LysR family transcriptional regulator, with protein sequence MELEVRHLRVLCAIADTGSLHKAARQLGMSQPSLTTQLRRIEHALGGQLFTRERTGCRPTQLGRVVLSRARPLVTEMRALVSETKAAAARAVEGPQLRIGSTASRAIPGWLRKLRGRLPGTEISLQMDVSANALLRMVAAGQLDVAFVHEVEGCPLRLPETLRRRVLLDREPQFISLAADHPAADRPVVRLSELADDRWMVDPTVDGEWDGLRRVLTAAGLNPPVLHGDYHTAASLVATGEVVALCQPTSRARPDMSVRPLHGDPLGVRLLVAARTEEELDAVYGELDAAYWEAAGQSPAYTEWLLRAGETRGMPGETRGTPGGTLVPASR encoded by the coding sequence ATGGAGCTCGAGGTCAGGCACCTCCGCGTACTGTGCGCCATCGCCGACACCGGCAGCCTGCACAAGGCGGCGCGCCAACTCGGCATGAGCCAGCCGTCCCTCACCACCCAGCTGCGGCGCATCGAGCACGCGCTCGGCGGCCAGCTCTTCACCAGGGAGCGCACCGGATGCCGGCCGACGCAGCTCGGCCGCGTCGTCCTCAGCCGCGCCCGCCCCCTCGTCACCGAGATGCGCGCCCTGGTCAGCGAGACCAAGGCGGCCGCGGCCCGCGCCGTCGAGGGCCCCCAGCTGCGCATCGGCTCCACGGCGAGCCGTGCCATACCGGGCTGGCTGCGCAAGCTGCGCGGCCGACTGCCCGGCACCGAGATCTCGCTCCAGATGGACGTGTCGGCCAACGCCCTGCTGCGCATGGTGGCGGCGGGACAGCTCGACGTCGCCTTCGTGCACGAGGTGGAGGGCTGTCCGCTGCGGCTGCCGGAGACGCTACGAAGACGCGTGCTCCTGGACCGCGAACCCCAGTTCATCTCGCTCGCCGCGGACCATCCCGCGGCGGACAGACCCGTCGTACGACTCTCGGAACTCGCCGACGACCGCTGGATGGTCGACCCGACGGTGGACGGCGAATGGGACGGACTGCGCCGCGTCCTGACGGCGGCCGGGCTCAACCCCCCTGTCCTGCACGGCGATTACCACACGGCGGCGTCCCTCGTCGCCACCGGCGAGGTCGTCGCGCTCTGCCAGCCGACCTCGCGGGCCAGGCCCGACATGTCCGTACGCCCCCTGCACGGCGATCCCCTCGGCGTCCGCCTCCTGGTGGCCGCGCGCACCGAGGAGGAGCTGGACGCGGTGTACGGCGAACTGGACGCCGCGTACTGGGAGGCGGCGGGTCAGTCCCCCGCCTATACGGA
- a CDS encoding SH3 domain-containing protein, whose amino-acid sequence MRIALSLSAAAAAALLTLGNAAAATAVAPAHDGGDVIWGTVVSGPDLNVRDQPNTSASIVATLPYGSQDRVACATWGTRVNGDPSWYWLVGVRGWVSAAYVDTGGRHVPSCSSHDPCPQWRDCHEACGGSDHN is encoded by the coding sequence ATGCGCATCGCTCTGAGTCTGTCGGCGGCAGCCGCCGCGGCCCTGCTGACCTTGGGAAACGCCGCCGCGGCCACGGCTGTCGCCCCCGCGCACGACGGCGGGGACGTCATCTGGGGCACGGTCGTCTCCGGGCCCGATCTGAACGTCAGGGACCAGCCGAACACGTCGGCGTCGATCGTCGCCACGCTTCCGTACGGCAGCCAGGACCGCGTCGCGTGCGCCACGTGGGGCACGCGGGTCAATGGCGATCCGTCCTGGTACTGGCTGGTCGGCGTCCGCGGCTGGGTGAGCGCGGCCTACGTGGACACGGGCGGCCGCCACGTGCCGAGCTGCTCCTCCCACGACCCCTGCCCGCAGTGGCGTGACTGCCACGAAGCGTGCGGTGGCAGCGACCACAACTGA
- a CDS encoding SGNH/GDSL hydrolase family protein — MISRARTSLALTATATALALTAGLAVTGARAASPDRHETGEAAAWTAAWAASPQRPSTGFKANWSEAGFDRQTLRQVVRVTEGGERARIRLSNAYGTSPLRVASATVARTTKGASVEKGSVRRLTFDGKRGVSIPAGGQLSSDEADVKLKPFESVTVTLHLAGTTGPATFHAQSFATTYRAEGDHTADTGARAFDESTESWYYLSGVDVSGGSDRAARRDGVVLFGDSITDGFASSTDLNRRWSDALAERLAKAGTPRPVLNSGIGGNMVLNDSAWYGEKSANRFSRDALDLPGTGTVVVLEGLNDIGYSETDKPTYKPAPVVSARELIDGHKRLIREARAKGVRVVGATLLPLGGSDHYGPHAAAVSDEFNEWVRTSGAYDAYVDFDKALADPADPERIAPAYDSGDHLHPNDAGYRAMARAVDLGTL; from the coding sequence ATGATTTCGCGTGCCCGCACGTCCCTCGCCCTCACCGCCACCGCCACCGCCCTCGCCCTGACCGCGGGGCTCGCCGTGACCGGCGCCCGGGCAGCCTCCCCCGACCGCCACGAGACCGGCGAGGCGGCCGCCTGGACCGCCGCCTGGGCCGCGTCGCCGCAGCGCCCCAGCACCGGGTTCAAGGCCAACTGGTCGGAGGCGGGCTTCGACCGGCAGACCCTGCGCCAGGTCGTCCGCGTCACCGAGGGCGGGGAGAGAGCCCGCATCCGGCTCTCCAACGCGTACGGCACCTCGCCGCTGCGCGTCGCGTCCGCCACCGTCGCCCGTACGACGAAGGGGGCGTCGGTGGAGAAGGGCTCGGTCAGGCGGCTCACCTTCGACGGGAAGCGGGGGGTCTCGATACCGGCAGGGGGTCAACTCTCCAGCGACGAAGCCGACGTGAAGCTCAAGCCCTTCGAGTCCGTCACCGTCACCCTGCACCTCGCGGGCACGACAGGACCCGCCACCTTCCACGCGCAGTCCTTCGCCACCACCTACCGCGCCGAAGGCGACCACACCGCCGACACCGGGGCCCGCGCCTTCGACGAGTCCACCGAGTCCTGGTACTACCTCTCCGGCGTCGACGTCAGCGGCGGGTCCGACAGGGCCGCGCGGCGCGACGGGGTCGTCCTCTTCGGCGACTCCATCACCGACGGCTTCGCCTCCTCCACCGACCTCAACCGCCGCTGGTCCGACGCGCTCGCCGAACGCCTCGCCAAGGCGGGCACGCCGCGGCCCGTCCTCAACTCCGGCATCGGCGGCAACATGGTCCTCAACGACTCGGCCTGGTACGGCGAGAAGAGCGCCAACCGGTTCTCGCGCGACGCCCTCGACCTGCCGGGCACGGGCACCGTCGTCGTCCTCGAAGGACTCAACGACATCGGCTACAGCGAGACCGACAAGCCCACCTACAAGCCCGCGCCCGTCGTCTCCGCCCGCGAACTCATCGACGGCCACAAGAGGTTGATCCGCGAGGCCCGCGCCAAGGGCGTCAGGGTCGTCGGCGCCACGCTCCTGCCGCTCGGCGGCTCCGACCACTACGGTCCGCACGCGGCGGCCGTGAGCGACGAGTTCAACGAGTGGGTGCGGACTTCTGGCGCGTACGACGCGTACGTCGACTTCGACAAGGCCCTCGCCGACCCGGCGGACCCGGAGCGGATCGCCCCGGCGTACGACAGCGGCGACCACCTGCACCCGAACGACGCCGGCTACCGGGCCATGGCCCGCGCGGTGGACCTGGGGACGCTGTGA